The following are encoded together in the Pseudoalteromonas piscicida genome:
- the bamC gene encoding outer membrane protein assembly factor BamC, translated as MQYWIPKSLVLGIAVSLSGCSIFTNDAHHERNYRANAPVKAPEGLAQPYRDPEFAMPVGQYENTAEPVSYRAPQQVLTVAQGSWVEQGEEAARIFFDKNDGIEDLPAFIWRAVDGVVAMHNAGLESDNKAQGSVITTWYSLIKPKDGWFWEDAAEPSKQKFKFTVEQKEHQRTASIRAELVDYQGDGELTALQKNHLEVRALNEVVSEFDYQYRLLQVEMRKRQGVLALELGFDKNGDSALLTEKGQEAVLDRFSNFLERSNFTVVRVDREKQEVLVRYEAPESSVWDSIWGEEAVVLPIDNGDYTIKIAQAQDTRTSITWKDSEGNVLDANTMNNLHQALITLLRQKGLTI; from the coding sequence GTGCAGTATTGGATCCCAAAATCACTGGTTCTTGGAATTGCCGTGAGTCTAAGCGGCTGTAGTATTTTCACAAACGATGCACATCATGAAAGAAATTATCGTGCAAATGCACCGGTGAAAGCCCCTGAGGGCTTAGCTCAGCCTTATCGAGACCCAGAATTTGCAATGCCAGTTGGCCAATATGAAAATACAGCTGAGCCGGTAAGCTACCGTGCACCGCAACAGGTATTAACGGTTGCACAAGGCAGTTGGGTAGAGCAGGGCGAAGAAGCTGCAAGGATCTTTTTTGATAAAAATGACGGCATAGAAGATTTACCGGCATTTATTTGGCGTGCTGTAGATGGCGTCGTGGCGATGCATAATGCTGGGCTTGAAAGCGATAACAAAGCGCAAGGCTCGGTGATTACAACTTGGTATTCACTGATCAAGCCAAAAGACGGCTGGTTCTGGGAAGACGCGGCAGAACCATCTAAGCAAAAGTTTAAGTTTACTGTCGAGCAAAAAGAACATCAGCGTACGGCTTCAATTCGAGCTGAATTAGTGGATTATCAAGGCGATGGTGAATTAACTGCGCTTCAGAAAAACCACCTCGAAGTACGGGCACTGAACGAAGTTGTTTCAGAATTTGACTATCAATATCGTCTACTGCAAGTTGAAATGCGTAAGCGCCAAGGTGTACTGGCACTTGAACTTGGGTTTGACAAGAATGGTGATTCGGCGCTACTGACTGAAAAAGGTCAAGAAGCGGTGCTTGATCGCTTCTCTAACTTCCTAGAAAGAAGTAACTTTACGGTTGTCCGTGTCGATAGAGAAAAGCAGGAAGTTTTGGTTCGTTACGAAGCACCTGAAAGCAGCGTTTGGGACTCTATTTGGGGTGAAGAGGCGGTTGTCTTGCCAATCGACAATGGTGATTACACGATAAAAATCGCTCAAGCGCAGGATACGCGTACTTCTATTACCTGGAAGGATAGCGAAGGCAACGTACTTGATGCAAACACCATGAATAACCTGCACCAAGCCTTGATCACCCTGCTTAGGCAAAAAGGTCTAACAATCTAA
- a CDS encoding glycine cleavage system protein R, whose amino-acid sequence MTMHANHQLVLTAIGEDRSGIVGELTQLVSDCNCNIIDSRIAILGNEFTFIMLLAGDMASISRVEHTLPAKGMELGLLTMMKRTSSHQQGEYSAGYTLEYEGLDTPGTLSKVTRYFAAQGVNICSLKSDTFEQEDELHMRCELEFNIPVDVDIDNFKVQFEDLSHSLNVDYIFRRIR is encoded by the coding sequence ATGACCATGCATGCAAACCATCAACTTGTCTTAACCGCCATAGGAGAAGACAGATCTGGTATTGTTGGCGAATTGACACAGCTTGTGAGTGACTGCAACTGTAATATTATTGACAGCCGCATCGCAATATTGGGAAATGAATTTACCTTTATTATGTTACTCGCCGGTGACATGGCGTCTATTAGTCGTGTAGAACATACCTTACCTGCCAAAGGCATGGAACTCGGTCTCTTAACCATGATGAAACGCACGTCGAGCCATCAGCAAGGCGAATACAGTGCAGGTTATACTTTGGAATATGAAGGACTAGATACTCCCGGTACATTAAGCAAAGTAACGCGCTATTTTGCAGCACAAGGAGTGAATATTTGTTCATTGAAGTCAGATACCTTTGAGCAAGAAGATGAGCTACATATGCGCTGCGAGCTTGAGTTTAATATTCCAGTGGATGTGGATATTGATAACTTTAAAGTTCAGTTCGAAGATCTTTCTCACTCCTTAAACGTAGACTATATATTTAGACGCATTCGCTAA
- the bcp gene encoding thioredoxin-dependent thiol peroxidase: MNTLKVGDKAPLFSLQNQNDETVELATLLKSHQVLVYFYPKALTPGCTVQAENLRDHKAELADLNTLAVGISPDPVKKLKNFENKKELNFDLLSDEDHAVADKFGVWGLKKFMGKEYDGIHRLSFLVGQDGTIKHVFNKFKTKDHHEVVINHLKEHA, translated from the coding sequence ATGAATACTTTAAAAGTTGGTGATAAAGCGCCACTATTTTCACTGCAAAACCAAAACGACGAGACCGTTGAACTTGCTACTTTATTAAAGTCTCACCAAGTCTTAGTCTATTTTTATCCTAAAGCATTGACCCCGGGCTGTACGGTTCAGGCAGAAAACCTACGCGACCACAAAGCTGAACTTGCTGATTTAAACACGCTAGCCGTAGGCATTAGTCCAGATCCTGTGAAAAAGTTAAAGAACTTTGAAAACAAAAAAGAGCTTAACTTTGACTTACTGTCGGATGAAGACCACGCGGTAGCCGATAAGTTTGGAGTGTGGGGACTAAAGAAATTTATGGGTAAAGAATATGATGGCATTCATCGCCTATCTTTCTTAGTCGGCCAAGACGGTACCATCAAGCACGTGTTCAATAAGTTTAAGACCAAAGATCACCATGAAGTTGTGATTAACCACTTGAAAGAACACGCTTAA
- the putP gene encoding sodium/proline symporter PutP — MEIGTIISLALYFIAMLGIGLYAYKKSTSDVSGYMLGGRSLPPSVAALSAGASDMSGWILMGLPGAMFLYGFSSTWIAIGLVIGAWLNYLLVAPRLRVYTEYANDAITIPDYFANRFEDKGNALRIVSALVIIVFFTLYTSSGVVAGGKLFESSFGMSYESGLYITTSVVVLYTLFGGFLAVSLTDFVQGCIMFIALILVPLVTFSLLDNPLSQTLNELNPTMLTWVGSAGAIGIISAMSWGLGYFGQPHIIVRFMSVRSVKDMPTARRIGMSWMIVAALGAVGTGLFGAAYAHEHGIVVDDAETIFLILSQLLFHPLIAGFLLAAILAAIMSTISSQLLVSSSSLTEDFYKIFLNKKASDTELVLVGRISVLVVALAAIYLAYDRDSSILDLVSNAWAGFGAAFGPLVLISLFWSRMNFAGALAGMVSGAVTVLVWIYGPFTYNGEPLSATLYEIVPGFIVATVAIFAVSLMTKEPSKEITTLFKKVESALD; from the coding sequence TTGGAGATAGGTACGATAATCTCTCTCGCACTATACTTTATTGCGATGTTGGGAATTGGGTTATATGCATATAAAAAGTCGACCAGTGATGTGTCTGGTTACATGTTGGGCGGTCGTAGCTTACCACCAAGTGTAGCGGCGCTTTCAGCTGGCGCATCCGACATGAGTGGTTGGATCTTAATGGGTCTTCCGGGCGCCATGTTCCTTTATGGTTTTAGCAGTACATGGATTGCAATTGGTCTTGTAATCGGTGCTTGGCTTAACTATTTATTGGTAGCCCCACGCCTACGTGTTTACACAGAGTATGCAAATGACGCGATCACCATTCCTGACTACTTTGCAAATCGTTTCGAAGATAAAGGAAACGCGCTAAGAATAGTCTCTGCGTTGGTTATCATTGTTTTCTTCACGTTATATACCTCTTCTGGCGTGGTTGCGGGCGGTAAGCTGTTTGAAAGTTCCTTTGGCATGAGTTATGAAAGTGGTTTATACATCACGACTAGCGTTGTTGTGCTTTATACTTTATTTGGCGGCTTTTTAGCGGTAAGTCTGACCGATTTTGTACAAGGCTGTATCATGTTTATCGCTTTGATTTTAGTTCCTTTAGTTACCTTCTCACTGCTTGATAATCCTCTATCTCAAACACTAAATGAATTAAACCCGACGATGTTAACTTGGGTAGGCTCGGCTGGCGCAATAGGCATTATTTCAGCAATGTCTTGGGGTCTTGGCTACTTTGGCCAGCCTCATATTATTGTGCGCTTTATGTCTGTTCGAAGTGTGAAAGACATGCCGACAGCGCGTCGCATAGGTATGAGCTGGATGATAGTTGCAGCACTCGGTGCTGTGGGCACTGGTTTGTTTGGTGCAGCATACGCACATGAACATGGGATTGTTGTGGATGATGCAGAAACTATTTTCTTGATTTTATCTCAGCTGCTGTTCCACCCATTGATTGCGGGTTTTTTACTTGCAGCTATTCTTGCTGCAATTATGAGTACTATTTCTTCGCAGTTGTTAGTGAGTTCGAGTTCGTTAACAGAAGACTTTTATAAGATATTTTTGAATAAAAAAGCTTCGGATACAGAGCTTGTGCTTGTTGGTCGTATTAGTGTGTTAGTTGTAGCGCTTGCTGCCATTTATCTTGCGTACGACAGAGATAGCTCGATTCTAGATCTTGTAAGTAATGCTTGGGCTGGTTTCGGTGCGGCATTTGGCCCGCTGGTGTTGATAAGCTTATTCTGGTCTCGCATGAATTTTGCCGGCGCGCTTGCTGGTATGGTATCTGGCGCAGTGACTGTGTTGGTTTGGATCTACGGTCCGTTTACTTATAATGGTGAGCCGCTTAGCGCGACACTATATGAAATTGTCCCTGGGTTTATTGTTGCGACAGTCGCTATCTTTGCTGTCAGCCTAATGACCAAGGAGCCAAGTAAAGAGATCACAACCCTATTTAAGAAAGTAGAAAGTGCACTTGATTAA
- a CDS encoding EAL and HDOD domain-containing protein: MYFYAARQPIFDVQRELIGYELLFRDGLNNVFPEIDGDEATSRLVEGSQFTLGLDDLTNQYPAYINFTLETLAKGYVQMLAPDQVVVEILETVQPGKRLLACVKELKEQGYTLALDDYHHQNVWRHFFPYIDQIKVDLLATNLEQINVIKAAIEDYPQIDLVAEKVETYEQFELAKSLGFKYFQGFFFAKPEMVKTKALAPSELAMAELLYETSSVEPDLARITQVFERDVNLSYKLLRYANSAVFKRRAEISTIKQALVVLGSEELKRLISLLFASQLNTEKPKELLSLSLLRAHFMEAIATEANKISDTGSTFLVGMMSLMDAILDDDMASLLKKLPLSQEIKSTLLKKSSAFGIYLDLAESMEKGDWDSVESMSKSLGVTSQNIAKLYQTSQIWSDTQIKAIE; this comes from the coding sequence ATGTACTTTTACGCGGCTCGTCAGCCAATTTTTGATGTCCAAAGGGAATTGATTGGCTACGAACTTTTATTTCGCGATGGTTTAAATAACGTATTTCCCGAGATTGACGGCGATGAAGCGACAAGCCGCTTGGTTGAAGGTAGCCAATTTACCTTAGGATTAGATGACCTTACAAATCAGTACCCTGCTTACATTAACTTCACTTTAGAAACACTAGCAAAAGGCTATGTGCAAATGTTAGCGCCCGACCAAGTCGTCGTAGAAATATTAGAAACAGTACAGCCAGGAAAACGACTCTTAGCCTGTGTCAAAGAACTAAAAGAACAAGGTTATACGCTCGCACTTGACGATTATCATCACCAAAATGTATGGCGCCATTTCTTTCCCTATATCGACCAGATAAAAGTCGATTTGCTGGCGACTAACCTTGAGCAAATCAATGTCATTAAAGCGGCAATAGAGGATTACCCTCAGATTGATTTAGTGGCAGAGAAAGTGGAAACCTACGAGCAGTTTGAACTCGCTAAATCGCTTGGATTCAAGTATTTTCAAGGCTTCTTTTTTGCCAAACCCGAAATGGTCAAAACCAAAGCGCTAGCTCCTTCGGAATTAGCCATGGCTGAATTGCTTTATGAAACTTCGAGCGTTGAGCCCGATCTTGCTAGGATCACACAAGTATTTGAGCGTGATGTAAATCTAAGCTACAAACTTCTTCGGTATGCTAATAGTGCCGTGTTTAAACGCAGAGCCGAGATATCGACGATTAAGCAAGCCTTGGTTGTACTCGGTAGTGAAGAGCTTAAACGCCTGATCTCATTGTTGTTTGCTTCACAACTTAATACTGAAAAGCCCAAAGAACTACTTTCACTGTCATTATTGCGCGCACATTTTATGGAAGCAATAGCAACCGAGGCCAATAAAATATCCGATACTGGGAGCACATTTTTGGTTGGTATGATGTCGCTTATGGACGCCATACTTGATGATGACATGGCCAGTTTATTGAAGAAATTACCATTATCTCAAGAAATTAAGTCAACCTTACTGAAAAAATCAAGTGCTTTTGGTATTTACCTAGACCTTGCGGAATCTATGGAAAAAGGTGACTGGGATAGTGTTGAGAGCATGTCTAAATCTCTCGGCGTAACCAGCCAAAATATCGCAAAGTTATATCAAACATCGCAAATTTGGAGTGACACTCAAATAAAAGCGATAGAGTAA
- a CDS encoding TonB-dependent copper receptor translates to MKRTLLSLAIVSLSSITHADEIEKIVVIAPMQTPIALTTDTKAVRQPLPAQDGADLLSSISGFSLIKKGGASADPVFRGMAGSRIAIIANNGQTLGGCGSRMDPPTAYITPQSYDTLKVIKGPQTVLYGPGNSAATVVFERDNERLAKSEVIGFANAVLSSQGRHSVNSDIKTGNENGYARIAANYSDADDYEDGNGTEVHSAYERWNIDTEFAYTPTDDAFYSITYGVSDGEVAYADRMMDGSLFDRENIGLNIKLSSLSSLIEELTFNAYYNYVDHIMDNHSLRPFVANMMMKTPTSSNPDRKTYGANLTLTSEINTQHTFIYGVDYQTNEHRNRVSRDQFNNPVETMPRQIDAKFRQLGVFAEFEYQLSRSSQWVSGLRIDDWQSEDHRTMISAMMSMKPNPTALQTRNDTLFSGFSRYQAQSENSSYFVGFGVTERFPDYWEVVGGNRGSETSISAFNVDTEKTLQLDAGLVKQFKDINVNFSMFYNQIDDYLLIDNMFEKMNMTSKVTRNIDAETFGFEGEVMWQASKALQLTGSINYVKGNNLTDNLALAQQPPLQLRIASNYQLSDKWQLGGLVRLVQNQHRVATGQGNIAGQDIAATTGFGTLALNTNYQYSDALQLSAGVDNVLDKTYAEHLSRSGAAVSGFDQTDRVNEPGRTLWANLNWRF, encoded by the coding sequence ATGAAACGCACCCTACTTTCTCTCGCTATTGTTTCTTTATCGTCCATAACCCATGCTGATGAAATTGAAAAAATCGTTGTTATTGCGCCGATGCAAACACCAATTGCGCTTACAACGGACACGAAAGCTGTTCGCCAACCACTACCAGCACAAGATGGCGCGGACTTGCTTTCTTCTATTTCCGGGTTTTCATTAATTAAAAAAGGTGGTGCAAGCGCCGATCCGGTGTTTCGTGGCATGGCAGGCTCTCGAATTGCCATTATCGCCAACAATGGTCAAACGCTTGGTGGCTGCGGTAGCCGTATGGATCCGCCTACGGCATATATCACTCCGCAGTCCTATGACACCTTAAAAGTCATCAAGGGCCCGCAAACAGTGTTATACGGCCCAGGCAACAGCGCTGCTACAGTAGTGTTTGAACGTGACAATGAACGTCTTGCTAAATCTGAAGTTATTGGCTTTGCCAATGCTGTACTTTCTAGTCAAGGTCGCCATAGTGTCAATAGCGATATCAAGACTGGTAATGAAAACGGGTATGCCCGTATCGCCGCAAATTACAGCGATGCCGATGATTATGAAGATGGCAACGGCACCGAAGTTCACTCTGCTTATGAGCGCTGGAATATAGACACAGAGTTTGCCTACACTCCTACCGATGACGCATTTTACTCCATCACTTACGGGGTGAGCGATGGAGAAGTTGCCTATGCCGACCGTATGATGGATGGCAGCCTCTTCGACCGCGAAAATATTGGCCTGAATATCAAATTATCTTCCCTTTCATCACTTATTGAAGAGCTAACATTCAACGCTTACTATAATTACGTCGACCATATCATGGACAATCATAGCCTACGTCCTTTTGTGGCTAACATGATGATGAAAACCCCAACGTCTTCCAATCCTGACCGAAAAACTTATGGGGCAAACCTTACGCTGACTTCGGAAATCAATACGCAACATACTTTTATTTACGGTGTCGATTATCAAACAAACGAGCATCGCAATCGAGTCAGCCGAGATCAATTCAACAATCCGGTCGAAACGATGCCGCGCCAGATCGATGCAAAATTCAGACAACTCGGTGTATTCGCCGAGTTCGAATATCAATTGAGTCGCTCCAGCCAATGGGTTAGCGGTTTACGTATTGATGATTGGCAAAGTGAAGATCACCGCACCATGATAAGCGCTATGATGTCGATGAAACCAAACCCAACCGCCCTACAAACAAGAAACGATACGTTATTCAGCGGATTTAGTCGTTATCAAGCACAATCTGAAAACAGCAGCTACTTTGTCGGTTTTGGCGTTACAGAGCGCTTTCCCGATTATTGGGAAGTGGTGGGGGGTAACCGCGGAAGTGAAACGTCTATTTCTGCCTTTAATGTCGATACCGAAAAAACTTTGCAGCTAGACGCAGGACTTGTGAAGCAGTTCAAAGACATTAACGTCAATTTCTCGATGTTTTATAACCAAATCGACGACTATTTATTGATAGACAATATGTTTGAAAAGATGAATATGACATCAAAAGTGACCAGAAATATTGACGCAGAAACCTTCGGTTTTGAAGGAGAAGTAATGTGGCAAGCAAGCAAAGCGCTACAACTCACAGGTAGTATTAATTATGTAAAGGGTAACAACCTTACTGACAACCTCGCGCTAGCCCAGCAACCACCTCTACAACTGCGTATTGCAAGCAATTATCAATTGAGCGATAAGTGGCAACTAGGCGGATTGGTGCGGCTAGTACAAAACCAGCATAGAGTGGCGACTGGCCAAGGAAATATTGCAGGCCAAGATATCGCTGCGACTACTGGCTTTGGTACACTTGCACTCAACACCAATTACCAATATAGCGATGCATTACAGCTCAGTGCTGGTGTAGACAATGTACTCGATAAAACTTATGCCGAGCATTTAAGTCGTTCAGGCGCTGCGGTAAGTGGCTTTGACCAGACTGACCGAGTCAATGAACCGGGACGAACGCTCTGGGCCAATCTCAACTGGCGTTTCTAA
- a CDS encoding VacJ family lipoprotein: protein MLKAVLTGLLALTVVGCAQVPEEKKDPRDPFQSLNRPLYDFNMDVLDAYILRPVAKGYVAVTPAPVRSSVVNFTTNIAAPTDAVNAALQGKPDHMAINVARFLVNSTVGIFGLFDVAKTLGLELKDEDFGQTLGVWGVGDGAYIMVPGMGPTTARNLTGDVVDNFVLPEIALTTPQTVLVFALRAVEARAALMSQEKLLNESLDPYTFLKDVYYQRQLYELYDGNPPMEEEPDDFDENFLENL, encoded by the coding sequence ATGCTTAAAGCTGTGCTCACAGGTTTACTTGCGTTGACCGTTGTCGGTTGTGCGCAAGTACCCGAAGAGAAAAAGGATCCACGAGATCCTTTTCAATCACTAAACCGCCCACTCTATGATTTCAACATGGATGTGTTAGATGCCTATATTTTGCGTCCTGTTGCTAAGGGATATGTTGCTGTGACTCCCGCTCCCGTGCGCAGTAGTGTGGTCAATTTCACAACCAACATTGCCGCGCCGACCGATGCGGTAAACGCGGCGCTGCAGGGTAAGCCTGATCATATGGCAATTAATGTTGCTCGCTTCTTAGTTAATTCTACGGTTGGTATTTTTGGCTTGTTTGATGTTGCGAAAACACTTGGCCTAGAGCTCAAAGACGAAGACTTTGGCCAAACCTTGGGGGTGTGGGGCGTTGGTGATGGTGCATATATTATGGTCCCAGGTATGGGGCCGACGACCGCGAGAAATTTAACGGGTGACGTGGTCGATAACTTTGTCTTGCCAGAAATTGCACTCACTACGCCACAAACGGTGTTAGTGTTTGCGCTGCGCGCGGTTGAAGCTAGAGCTGCGTTGATGTCACAAGAAAAGCTGCTTAATGAGTCGCTTGATCCATACACTTTCTTGAAGGATGTATATTATCAACGTCAGTTATATGAGCTATATGATGGCAATCCGCCAATGGAAGAAGAGCCGGATGATTTTGATGAGAACTTCTTAGAAAACCTATAA
- the ccmI gene encoding c-type cytochrome biogenesis protein CcmI: MWFLFLLLGVFAGLFVVFPFIKKEKRLTVDHDANAERIDIFHQRLEELKEELANQRIEKDSYNESVIELKRRLLNELSSEQSLTSRGDNRVLALTGIAFMVLVTGVFYYYTGSHRQIASWHEAVEKLPEYGERAVMQSGEPLNANELQAFALGLRTKLATAGDDAVAWMLLGRVAMSLSDFEMAMQAFDKALVMQPNNNNVLVNYSQALLIEGSEPSTNRAAKMLSKVLKNDPTNIDAISLLALIAYERQDWKESKAAFEVLLSQLTKDDPRYEMIAGRIAEIEQKLGQQTDESMAVKARIVVTVTISAELQNNIPNDSTLFVFAKAAEGPAMPLAVAKITNFNLPMTVNLDDSMAMMPELTLSKFSHVTITARISNDGSVMPSDGELEGVSNVIELQQGENQLNVEISRVLTNTGK; this comes from the coding sequence ATGTGGTTTTTGTTCCTTCTGCTAGGCGTATTTGCCGGTCTTTTTGTGGTGTTTCCGTTTATTAAAAAGGAAAAGCGTCTCACGGTCGATCACGATGCGAATGCTGAGCGTATCGATATTTTCCATCAGCGTTTGGAAGAGTTAAAAGAAGAGCTTGCTAATCAACGTATCGAAAAAGACAGTTATAATGAATCCGTGATTGAGCTAAAGCGCCGCTTATTGAATGAGTTATCGTCCGAACAGTCATTGACGAGTCGTGGTGACAACCGTGTGCTGGCGCTGACAGGTATTGCTTTTATGGTGTTGGTGACAGGGGTTTTTTACTATTACACTGGTAGTCATAGGCAGATTGCAAGCTGGCACGAAGCCGTCGAAAAGTTACCTGAGTATGGTGAGCGAGCGGTAATGCAATCTGGAGAGCCGTTAAATGCCAATGAGCTACAAGCTTTTGCACTGGGGCTAAGAACTAAACTAGCAACCGCTGGCGACGATGCGGTTGCATGGATGCTGCTGGGTCGCGTTGCAATGTCACTGAGTGACTTTGAGATGGCGATGCAGGCATTTGATAAGGCTCTTGTGATGCAACCTAATAACAATAATGTTTTGGTGAATTATAGCCAAGCGTTGTTGATAGAGGGCTCTGAGCCAAGTACGAATCGCGCGGCTAAAATGTTATCAAAAGTGCTCAAGAATGACCCGACTAATATTGATGCGATAAGCCTACTGGCGTTAATTGCTTATGAGCGTCAAGATTGGAAAGAGTCAAAAGCCGCATTTGAAGTATTGTTATCACAATTGACCAAAGATGATCCGCGTTATGAGATGATCGCAGGGCGCATTGCTGAAATCGAGCAAAAACTGGGTCAACAAACTGATGAATCTATGGCTGTCAAAGCCAGAATTGTCGTTACCGTAACCATTTCAGCTGAGTTACAGAACAATATTCCAAATGACAGTACCTTGTTCGTTTTTGCAAAAGCGGCTGAAGGCCCTGCTATGCCATTGGCGGTGGCCAAAATTACAAACTTTAACTTGCCAATGACGGTAAACCTAGATGATAGTATGGCGATGATGCCTGAATTAACCTTGTCGAAATTTTCTCACGTTACGATCACTGCACGTATTTCTAATGATGGTTCAGTAATGCCTTCAGATGGAGAACTTGAGGGGGTTTCAAACGTAATTGAACTTCAACAAGGCGAAAACCAGCTCAATGTCGAGATTAGTCGTGTCTTAACAAATACAGGGAAATAA
- a CDS encoding cytochrome c-type biogenesis protein: MRYVIVLLLMMVTAAVQATEDKYNFATAEREQTFRELTHELRCPKCQNQNIADSDAVVAKDLRDKVIALVNEGQSKQEVIDYMIDRYGYFVHYQPPVTPATIVLWVLPVAIIILGFGFIVFRQKRAAKKQDWNAADEQKLAELINQYQRQEREQ; encoded by the coding sequence ATGAGATATGTAATTGTTTTGCTTTTAATGATGGTGACCGCAGCGGTGCAAGCAACGGAAGACAAATATAACTTTGCTACAGCTGAACGTGAGCAAACTTTCCGAGAGCTGACTCATGAGCTGCGTTGCCCAAAATGCCAGAACCAAAACATTGCAGATTCAGATGCCGTCGTTGCTAAAGATCTGCGTGACAAAGTTATTGCTTTGGTTAATGAAGGCCAGTCTAAGCAAGAGGTCATTGACTATATGATAGACCGCTATGGCTATTTCGTTCATTATCAACCACCTGTTACGCCTGCAACAATCGTGCTTTGGGTACTGCCTGTGGCAATCATTATTTTAGGCTTCGGCTTTATTGTATTTCGTCAAAAACGCGCAGCGAAGAAGCAAGACTGGAATGCCGCGGACGAACAAAAGCTGGCTGAGCTCATTAATCAATATCAACGTCAGGAGCGTGAGCAGTGA
- a CDS encoding redoxin family protein translates to MNRKLLGLVPFLIFIFLCVFLYQGLFGNPREIQTGRLGHTMPEFSLPDLMDSDKTWTADSLKGEVYLMNVWGTWCPTCIAELGYLTELRERGVKIIGLYYEQAYDPDFGDQFDINALRQDVNNMLSRAGNPYQFNILDLERTLALDLGVSGAPETFLVDKQGKILLHHTGDINERVWRTKFAAIYQELTQ, encoded by the coding sequence ATGAACCGCAAGTTATTAGGTTTAGTGCCTTTTTTGATATTTATTTTCCTTTGTGTGTTTTTGTACCAAGGACTATTTGGTAACCCAAGAGAGATCCAGACAGGCCGTTTAGGGCACACTATGCCTGAGTTTTCATTACCCGATTTAATGGATAGTGATAAAACCTGGACCGCCGACTCGCTTAAGGGTGAAGTCTACTTGATGAACGTATGGGGCACTTGGTGCCCAACGTGTATCGCTGAGCTGGGTTATTTAACTGAGCTTAGAGAGCGTGGCGTGAAAATAATTGGTCTGTATTACGAGCAGGCTTATGACCCTGATTTTGGCGACCAGTTTGATATCAATGCGTTAAGGCAAGATGTCAATAACATGCTAAGTCGTGCTGGTAACCCATATCAATTTAACATTCTTGATTTGGAGCGTACATTAGCGCTGGATTTAGGGGTTTCGGGCGCGCCAGAGACTTTCTTGGTAGATAAGCAAGGTAAGATTTTGTTGCATCATACTGGCGACATCAATGAACGCGTATGGCGCACTAAGTTTGCAGCAATCTATCAGGAGTTAACGCAATGA